From a region of the Primulina eburnea isolate SZY01 chromosome 7, ASM2296580v1, whole genome shotgun sequence genome:
- the LOC140836356 gene encoding probable cadmium/zinc-transporting ATPase HMA1, chloroplastic, whose protein sequence is MEILRLPTVCQLPSNWRTQKVKSLVHQNVRHYRKLRTRICLCNMSNARLIDCSKDQNHHTHHHRHDHDHDDHNHHHHGHSHGLCAGCDAPLTKSQEIFLKFAKFIKWADLANFLREHLELCCCSAALFLATAACPYLLPKPAVKPFQHTFMCIAFPLVGVSASFDALMDIMAGKINIHVLMALAAFASVFMGNALEGGMLLAMFNLSHIAEEYFTSRSKIDVKELKENHPEFALLLDVKNGELPSFSASTYTEVPVSDLEVGSYLLVKAGESVPVDCEVFLGRSTITIEHLTGEVKPVEKKVGDSIPGGARNLDGMMIVKAKKTWKESMLSRIVQLTEEAQLSKPRLQRWLDKFGERYSKAVIILSFAVAFMGPFLFKWPFFSTSVCRGSVYRALGLMVAGSPCALAVAPLAYATAISACAKKGILLKGGHVLDALASCQTIAFDKTGTLTTGEFMCKAIEPIHGHFGDNDKQIASCCVPSCEKEALAVAAALEKGTTHPIGRAVVDHSVGKDLPSVSIKSFENLPGRGLFATISTTEPGFGGGKTLKASIGSVEYITSLFQSDGESNKVKEAFDTSSHGGDFVRAALSVDKKVTLFHFEDKPRADSLDVIKSLQDKGNLRVMMLTGDHEMSASRVANAVGIKEVHCSLKPEDKLYHVTSIPRDTGGGLIMVGDGINDAPALAAATVGIVLAERASATAVAVADVLLLQDNISGVPFCVAKSRQTNSLVKQNVTIALSSIAVASLTSVSGFLPLWLTVLLHEGGTLLVCLNSVRALNSPSWSWRNDLLRLFGKFKLLLLSSRNGETGKDTTIQAAPL, encoded by the exons ATGGAAATTCTCCGTCTCCCCACCGTATGTCAACTACCATCCAACTGGAGAACCCAAAAAGTCAAATCTTTAGTTCACCAAAATGTTCGCCACTACAGAAAACTCAGAACTCGGATCTGCCTCTGCAATATGTCTAATGCTCGTCTCATCGATTGCTCCAAAGACCAAAACCATCATACCCATCACCATCGCCATGACCACGATCATGATGAccataatcatcatcatcacgGTCACAGCCATGGCCTTTGTGCCGGATGTGATGCTCCGCTGACAAAATCTCAGGAAATTTTCCTGAAGTTCGCCAAGTTTATTAAATGGGCTGATCTGGCTAATTTCTTAAGGGAGCATTTGGAACTCTGCTGCTGCTCAGCTGCTCTGTTTTTGGCAACTGCTGCGTGTCCCTACTTGCTCCCCAAGCCTGCTGTCAAGCCTTTTCAGCACACCTTCATGTGCATTGCCTTCCCTCTTGTTGGG GTTTCGGCATCTTTTGATGCTCTGATGGATATCATGGCTGGGAAAATTAACATTCATGTTCTAATGGCTTTGGCTGCGTTTGCTTCAGTGTTTATGGGGAATGCTTTAGAAGGCGGAATGCTTTTAGCAATGTTCAATTTGTCTCACATTGCGGAAGAGTATTTTACTAGTAGGTCCAAAATTGATGTCAAGGAATTGAAGGAAAACCATCCTGAATTTGCTTTACTTTTGGACGTGAAGAATGGGGAGTTGCCCAGTTTTTCAGCCTCAACTTATACCGAGGTTCCTGTTAGTGATTTGGAGGTTGGGTCGTATTTATTGGTCAAAGCTGGTGAG TCAGTGCCTGTGGACTGTGAAGTTTTCCTTGGTAGATCGACCATAACAATCGAGCACTTGACTGGTGAAGTCAAACCTGTGGAAAAGAAAGTTGGAGACAGCATTCCTGGTGGTGCTCGGAACTTGGATGGGATGATGATTGTGAAG GCAAAGAAGACTTGGAAAGAGTCAATGTTGAGTAGAATTGTGCAATTGACTGAAGAAGCTCAATTGAGTAAACCAAGGCTTCAAAGATGGCTTGATAAATTTGGCGAGCGTTACAGCAAAGCTGTCATAATTTTATCCTTTGCTGTTGCATTCATGGGGCCATTTCTGTTTAAGTGGCCATTTTTCAGTACATCAG TTTGCAGAGGATCAGTTTATAGGGCATTGGGGCTTATGGTGGCTGGATCACCATGTGCATTGGCTGTTGCACCTTTGGCATATGCCACAGCAATAAGTGCTTGTGCAAAAAAG GGCATTTTGCTTAAGGGGGGACATGTCCTAGATGCACTTGCTTCTTGCCAGACTATTGCATTTGACAAAACTGGCACATTAACAACTGGAGAATTCATGTGCAAAGCAATTGAACCAATACATGGACATTTTGGAgacaatgataaacaaatagCTTCGTGTTGTGTACCCAGCTGCGAGAAAGAAGCTCTTGCTGTTGCTGCTGCCTTGGAGAAGGGAACTACCCACCCTATTGGAAg AGCTGTTGTGGATCATAGTGTTGGGAAAGATCTCCCTTCAGTTTCAATTAAAAGTTTTGAGAATCTACCTGGCAGAGGTCTATTTGCTACCATATCTACCACTGAG CCAGGATTTGGAGGTGGTAAAACATTGAAAGCTTCAATTGGTTCTGTGGAGTACATcacttcactttttcagtcggATGGTGAATCAAATAAAGTTAAGGAGGCATTTGACACTTCTTCTCATGGAGGTGACTTTGTTCGGGCTGCACTTTCTGTCGATAAAAAG GTGACACTATTTCACTTTGAAGATAAACCTCGAGCAGATTCTTTGGATGTAATAAAGTCATTGCAAGATAAAGGAAATCTCCGTGTTATGATGCTAACTGGTGACCACGAGATGAGTGCTTCGCGAGTAGCCAATGCTGTGGGCATCAAAGAAGTTCACTGCAGCCTAAAGCCAGAGGACAAACTCTATCATGTGACAAGTATTCCCAGAGATACAG GTGGAGGTCTTATCATGGTAGGCGATGGAATTAATGATGCTCCGGCCTTGGCTGCTGCCACTGTTGGTATTGTTCTAGCAGAGCGTGCCAGTGCAACTGCTGTAGCTGTTGCTGATGTGCTGTTACTTCAGGACAATATTTCAGGGGTTCCATTTTGTGTCGCAAAATCTCGACAAACTAATTCCTTG GTTAAGCAAAATGTTACTATTGCATTATCTAGCATTGCTGTAGCCTCCCTTACTTCCGTCTCGGGCTTTCTTCCTCTTTGGCTAACA GTGCTTCTGCATGAAGGGGGAACTCTTCTAGTTTGTTTGAATTCAGTTCGAGCTCTAAATTCTCCGTCGTGGTCCTGGAGGAACGATCTTCTCCGACTTTTTGGCAAATTTAAATTGCTGCTTTTATCCTCAAGGAATGGTGAAACTGGCAAGGACACCACCATTCAGGCTGCTCCTTTGTAG